The DNA sequence TAACGGAACAGACGTGCTAGACTACATTTGGCCGCCCGATGAACTGCATTGGTCTTGCCCGAAATAAAACACGGTGTATTAAAATATGGTACACAAAATCCGAACTCTAAAAGTTGCGGAACTTTAAGTAATATGATAAAGAAAGCCCACGAGTACAACAAACAGACATGGAACAGCTTTATTGCCTTACAGAACAACATACTTTCGTGTTTAGGATTATTGTAAGCTGGGTATCCTGAAATTTATTTATCAGAACAATTCTTCAAATATGACTCTGTTCATCACACTTGATTTATGGGAACAGTCATTCAACTCTTTCTTGTTCGCCACACATAACTCACCAAAACAGTCGTTCAAATTCTTCTTGTTTACCGCACCTTACAATAATAGTCGTCCACAGCTTTCTTGTTCACCACATCTTGTGAATCACACCATATTTACCAAGATAGGCATTCAAGTGCTTTCGTTCATCATATCTAATTTACTGTAGTATATGTTCAAGGCTTTCTTGTAAACTACATGTATTTTACCAAAATAGTCGTTCAAGTCTCTTTGTTCACCTTTTACATCACACATTATTTAGCGGAAGAATAATCAACAAACCATTCTAGAACCTCCTTTCCAGAATAGTCACTGACAACTTTCTTCTtcactttttataaaattattcatttaaacaAAAGGTATTATTACAGGAtgctttttgtatttatttatttcttatgctCATTGTAAACGAATtgtattttcatttgttgtttcttCAGATTCTTTATTCACCGTTATGGTCAGTTTTTGCACAACAAATTTCACTGACATTTAGTAATGTTATTTAAGGTTAAAACTGGTAGTTAACCTTGTATAGTAGTTAGACTGGTAATTAATCTCTGTATTGAGATAAGAGTAATAATTAACCTTAGTATTGTGATTAGAAATTCTTTATTGAGTTTAAACTGGTAActtgtttctttgatttcaatttcgcgcaaagctacacgagggctatctgcgctagccgtccctaattatgtagtgtaagactagagggagggcagctagtcatcacaacccaccgccactcttgagctactctttaccaacgaatagtaggattgactgcaacattataacgtcccaacagctgaaagggcaaccatgtttggtgtaacggggattcaaacgcacgaccctcagattacgagtcgaatgccttaaccacccagccatgccgggcaaactggtaactacactcaGTGTTGTGGTTAGACTAGTAATTAACTTCTTTACTATGGTTAGACTGGTAATTAATCTCTGTATTATTTTTTGTCGCCTGTGTCATATTACACACAAGAATTACTAGATAATGAGGATAGGTAATGAGGACTGGTATTGTTTTCCTCAAACTTCATCTGAACGACACAAATCCTGACCTAGCTGTATTTATTACCGTAAGACTTTTAAACTTGATTCTTCTAAGGaattaatatgtaattaataacaaatactcACTTGAGAATCCAAAAAGATTCCCATCAGCCCAGACATAATAGTTTTCATGTTCAATGTCGTTCGCTCCGATCCAGAACGCATGCGTGTGGCCATGCAAAGAACTGGAGAAGACAAAGAATAACTATCACATGATATTGAACACATTTTAAAGTAGCatctgtagttatttatttactaaataaccCATAGATAAAAGTCTGAAATAACACTTAATTTGCTTACAAGATAATAAACTCTGTAACAATTTTCGGTGAGAcgatttttcaaaaacaaataaaaatcgtTTCTCTAACTGAAATAAGAAGAGAAGTAGCCGATATAATGATTAACTAGTAGACTTAggaacaaatacatatatatgtcatTCTATACagatatgttttttgttttatactttcagGCAAATTTACATAAGTGCTACTTTTACTACATATCCTAATTTTGTGCTTGTACACCAGAAAGAAGATAACTGGTTAATAGCACttaccaccaactgttgggctactctgaTTTTGTCATCATTGTTATAATGAATCCACGGCCCTGGTTTAgacatatgtttaaaaaaaaatatttcgcgCTTCTTGCATCTTCAATAATGCTAAGGCCGTCATAAAGTGATCACCCATGGTTCggaaatacacaaataatttttCCAATACGTGTTTGTCTACAAAGCATAAACACTCCTAAGGATTTAAGTCTAAGCATACTTGTAATTGATACTTTACTTGTGTAAACTATATCAAAGATGAAAAATTcgttaaaattaaaaaccaattCCTTGTAAGTATCCTCAGCAAAGAATGTTGCAAAATACAAGAGGAATCTGGTAATGTATGtagataaaaatttattaaatgttttctcaagattgctggtatgggtattaacattttaataaaaataaagcagagaacaacgtttcgaccttcttaagttatcttcaggttaacaaagagagagtttgtaactAACCGTAGCCGAgcgcatgtcttagggacgagagtgtaaacgagAATGGTATACAAATGTAGGGGGCGTAACAGTTAGACGtttggttattaattagtataggtgtaaaggtgttcctttatattggttcaattttggtttgaattGTTGTGTAAGTAGGGcctctttgattttgcgtttgtttgtatttgtttaattgtttagtatatgggtgttttctacagtttagttgtgtttatttgatttgcagtgttcagaaacgcgtgaaggtgactttttgtgttctttgaattcagtttccatttttctacttgtttctccaatacagacgTCGTGGCAGTTTTACactgtactttataaataatgttggtgtggtgtttgtcagtgtagtttttacatagtatggactttagttttgtacctagtttttgaataaatttagtgcttgctgtaatgttgtatttggttataagtttttttttccaaattttgattattttttactgATTTCGGGAATATTTGGTATGCTGCAGTTTTAGGtcttatagtttgttgtttcgtagaatttagtattgtttgtttttgttgttgatctagatgtgtttgaatatttttccgatggtttttttgaggaaatttgtagatgttgatgaagtgttgttttattttgtttatttcatcgttaattttatctggtgagcatagttttgtggctgtgtttatttgatttcttaatatattgagattttgtttgtttcatgtgctgagtcccaggaaatgtaaaatccagtgtgggtgatttttctgtggatttctgttttgaattgtgtattggttcttgttaTCCCGAGactgagaaatgttatttggttaagTTTTCTCGTGTTCACAAGTGAACATAATGCtggggtgtatggagttaacgCAATTGAAAAACCCAGCTGcgtattctgtagatgtgaattcagcAGTTGTATCCTCAGCATGCTTGTACTGGAATAGTGGCGAGTGTAaagctgaattgatcgcttgagattaaatgtgtgtcataaaaatgttggtggcccggcatggccaggtggttaaaccACTTGACTCGTGATCCGgctgttgcgggttcgaatccccgtcacaccaaacatgctcgccttttcagccgtgggggcgttataatgtaacccaagagttggtgacaCGGAATTGCCCATACTTgaaccatttatttgtaggtagttttgatcattgaaaataaagttagttttggtggttgTGATTTCTATAacggttgctaattggttgcttgggatgtgtatcaatgggctggggtcttggatataaagttctaaagatATATTGCAGGTTTCGGTTGTTGGAATTTCTCTGAAGAGGAAAACTACATCAAAACTGGTCGTTAAGACTTTATGGTTTAGttcattaagaatatatttaaagttaaaagagtctttgaaaaaggagccggctgatgttacatatttagaaaatgcccacgctatatatttaccgaggttgtagttgaatgattcccTATGAGTCATAGTATCCAAacgggtttgtgaggtttggggggtGTCATATAATTGTAGCGTGCATGAGTGGGTTTTGCgaaggtaagaataaaggttttctgatattgttttttttttttttttaatttgcagttgcattttgtttaattggtttcatgtgtttttgttggatttgtgtattggtttaaatttgtttttatccgataaaatgttattcattttttgaatgtactCATTTGTGttgattataacaataatgttgttttatctgcttttagaattttgatgatGTTGTTTCAAGTTGTTTGTAGAATTAATATCCTTCcgtgtaaggttgttttttagctttcttttctgtgaaattatgttgatagttttgcgAGAGAATTCTTTGATAAAGTAGTTTTAGActatgtttttaagtatttttttataaaatacaatgtaacaactgctacgacttctataatggagaaataagcagaaaaattgaaaccagattcaaagaacaacaacaaaaaaaacaaccttcGCACGTtattgaacactgcaaatcaaataaacacaacataactgtagaaaacacccatatactaaacaagtaaacaaatacaaacaaacacaaaatcaaagagaccctacttatacaacaattcaaaccaaaattgaaCAAATAATACCTTTacacctgtactaattaataacctaacgtcTAACTGCCACGCTCCCCACAATACCGTACTCTTTTTCACTCTCGTCCGTAAGAGGGGCCCGGCAAAAAtctgttaacatgaagatgacctaagaaggtcgaaatgttgttttcaaccttattttaaataaattatcaatactCAAACCAGCCGTCtcaagaatacatttttacttagactgggtttctcgtaatcaagaaacatgtattaaatattcacaaaatatatatacgtatatttacTTGGTATGTTTCAAACGATTATtaccattttatgttttgtaaaagAGGAAACAATTCTCGATTAAGTGATGTAATGGATTAAGTAATTCATGAAAATGAAATTAGACAAAAGTATGAGACAGAACACAATGTGTGCAAAAggaattattttaagaaaacatttcacatttttattattaataatgttcaaAGTAACGAACTggttgttttcaaattttctgaaattaatattgttaacaggagtgatagtgtagcgacgTTCCATCTTCTATATCTCGGACTGTGGTAAACGAAATGATCATATATTTTCTACTGAACTCTAACTTCACATACCAACTTTAAAGtcagtccattaaaaaattaCCGGAAatataaaatctccaattttCACTTCGTTCCTTTCTCACCAAAAGTGCAGAATCTTATTTagtagattggtttgttttgaatttcgcgcaacgctactcgagggctatctgcgttagccgtccctaatttagcagtgtaagactagagggaaggcagctagttatcaccacccaccgccaactcttgggctactcttttaccaatgaatagtggaattggccgtaacgttataacgccctcacggctgaaagagctgtTATATAAGAAACTATTTCTTTTCTATATGGTTTTCTTACTAGACTTCCTCTTTAAAACGATGCGCACGCAGGCACGTATCTGTCTGTGATCGATgtctataatttataatataagtaaccactaatttaattataatgttataataattacatGTGCAGAATGAGAGAGAAAAATTTAGCCAGTAAAATATTGTATCAGTGGTTAATGTTACAATACATGATAAATTCGTAGGTAGACGAAAAAAAAATTTCGGGAGCTGACTTAGCGCCTTCGAatgacacagtggtatatcttTGGACTTATACCtgtaaaaaccgggtttcaatactcgtgttgggcatagcacagatagctctttctccagctttgtgattaacaataaacaaacaaaacgtgaCTTAATACGTAGGTTTGTTTTTacacatctgaaaaaaaaatcggCATGACTTTTACAGATAGtcctatttttactttttataattggaAATCATGGTTATATTTTGCTTCACGCATCTTTAAACTTGTTTGATTATAATTGGAAATCATggttatattttgtttcacacatcTTTAAACTTGTTTGATTATAATTGGAAATCATggttatattttgtttcacacgTCTTTAAACTTGCTTGATTATAATTGGAAATCATggttatattttgtttcacacatcTTTAAACTTGTTTGATTATAATTGGAAATCatggttatgtttttttttcacacatcTTTAAATTTGTTTGATTATAATTGGAAATCATggttatattttgtttcacacatctttaaacttgtttgattataaatacaaacGTTTTTggcaaaactatttattttagcaTGAGGAACTTTATAGCTTTTATTTGCTAGAAAAACAAACTCAGTGACACACAAGATAGTAACTAGctataaaacaattacattagTATATATCAGTGGCATTGACGTACCTGGTTTTAATTAATGACTCTAGAAAAGACTGGATATTGTTTGAGGATACTGTCGCCAGATGACCTCCTTGACTCAAACAATGAGCGTTTGCTGACCACCAGTTTAGGTTCTGTTGCACGAGCTGATAGCAGTAATCTTTGTTTTCAGACCAGGGATAACCACAGAGAGTGCCGAGTGGAATGATAGGAACTGTTTGAAAGTCAATACAAAACCCCCTGgcttcattatctaactttggaACGGCTTTCAGTTTAACTGTAATGTTGGTATAGCTGTTAGACTGAAAGAAGAAATCTTGGTTTGTATTGTTAGATGTTATTCCGCATAGTCTTACCGTTTGTTCTTCACTCGAGATTTCAATAAACTCCTCTACACAATCGGATCCTGACGTGACAGAAGACAAAGAAGTTTCCAGGAATGTTAACTGTAAGTGAAGTTTGTATCCAAAAGGCACATAAAAAACATAAAGGCAACTTTGATCAGTCATAAAAGAATAAGGGTAATCTTCACTACACAAAGAACCGTTTTCTTGCTCTACTGTTATGTTCTCGCAAGGTTTTATAGAACGATATTTGAAAAGAAAGCCCTTACCCCTAGACACATTACTGGAATGTAGGTGCACAGTTAGTGCTTCACTTTTCGAGACAAGATGTTCTCTTGAGTCAACAGAGTTTTCACAGAGAAATACTTCTTTCTGTTCTTTCAGTGGGAAAACGCGAACGTAATTTTCATTACAAATACCTTCTGTATTTCGACTGTGTATATCAAGGTTCATAACTGAAACAACAAGTTTCAACCCTACAGTCGCTTCGATATTGTAGTAACAATCCAAACTAGGTGGGTATTTCTCTGGAAAGTTTGGACTTGTTAAGATTCCTTGTACTGCATCTATTGTGATGTTACATCCTGAAAAATAGAAATTCCAACTCCATTATACCAAACTAGCTTAAAAATGGTATTAATGTGCGTTTAATAACTCTGAAATTTACCCAGACAATTGAAGTTGATAATTCACTCATCAGTTAACCAACATCCAACAGCTCTAATCTGCTATTTAAATGTAAGAGATGAGGGTTCAACAGTTTACCTTTAATAcactgtattatatatttattgactaAGAGAATTCAACTACGCTGTTTTAGTACCTGAGTATTCACTAAGCTTGGTCAATCATTATCTGACTCAGATCCAACTTTCAGCATGTATTATGTGGATCATACCAGAGCTTATTGAAACACCAATTATTTAAACTAAGGTATCTATACAATCGAAAAAACAGGATCGAAAGTGAATTAACTTCTTAAAACAACTGACGTTACAGAAGACAAAGAAGTTTCCAGGAATGTTAATTGCAAGTGAAGTTTGTATCCAAAAgacatataaaaaaacataaataaattagttaCCTATATCTATACAATTGAATGAATTTTAGAGGAACTGTTCTTCattgttctaaaataaatttgCTTTTTAAAGACAATGTTTTACTCACAGTAAACAATTAAAGTTCAACTTAgacacatttcaacaagttaggTTGTTTTACCTTGTAACTCCTAGCCGTCTTCACATAAACTTGAGTTTTCATTATAAGAATAAGATAtccatttactttaaaatattctgtcTCAAAAGTTTAATAGATGGATTTTACTTTTGTGTAAGGGATCCCTTACTTACAAACGAAGGAATATAGGGGCATATTTTTAtgtaatcataaataactacatattCCTTTATTTCTTTAGGTTATCTATTCTGTAGACTGTTTGCAGTTGGAAAACTTTGACATGGAAAGCGTTACATAATCACCAGCACTAGCTACCAATTGgccattattttataatttttgaagtatgtaaaaagtataaaatgtttgtGACTTTAAGAGCACCTGATTCAATATGTTCTATGTATTATGATAAGTCGCATTGCTTTTTTGAATTTTGATACAGTAAGACTGATTTTATTACGTTTCTCTAaggattttgtttattatttactgcTCTATACCTTAGATCCAAATTTTCTTCTTTTCTCGTTCAGCTTTTCCAATTAAATGTGCCaattgacaaatttattatactgCTGcaagtttcaaatttaaaatcaCTGACACGTAAAAATGTACAATATCAGAGCTGGTCAGTAGAGCTGTACAAAAGCATCTAGAACTGAAGAGTTATTAGAAATCAATAATCTCAATATTTGTGATCAATATAACTGATTTTGCTACAGATGTTAGGCCTATTGGGTTTCAATCGTGTCCAAATTACTTAATGCACAATTAATAACATAGATttgaatttattacattttatacactATTATTTTTTGGATTACTTACTTGTTGTGAcactttttttcataatatttaaagttactttggtgaaagttttaattaatatatcaataCTGTAAACAACTACACTTTCTTATGAAGAAAGAAATCGAATAAAACTTTTCTTGAAATTTAATGAagttaacaatactttaaatgttATCAACATTCGTGAAATGTCAAGTGACGAGATTTTATAGTTTACTATCTTAAAATATTGGAATTATTGCCGTTTATACAATAGTACTATTACACAATGACAGCTGAAGCCGTTTTATAGTAAGTAGGCTGAAACCTGATAGACAAAATTATATATGACGAAACCACGCATTTAGTTGGTGTTAACATGTTAACGAAACGAACATAGTAACAAAACGTATTTATCTGTTCAAGTTAAAATTTTTTCCTTTATACAATGTTTGTAACAGGTTTCTATTTAAACGCTTAAAACGAAGAAACCATAAACTAACTCCTCACAAGTGTACTTCAAGACAGGTATTGTGGTTCTTGCATCCTTAACATCATAACCAATATTAAGTTCTCCTTTAAGAATACAAATCAAACACTGAAATAAAGTGTATATTTTGATTGAATTTTAGAATGAGGAACTAATTTAATTGAATAATCCTGTTTCAAACAATAAATCTTCtttcattatttagatatttaCATGTTCTTACTGCATCTAGCATCTCCCGACATACCTTAACAAAATGAAACGTTTCTATTAAAATTGGCTATTTTACTAAATATGGTGAAACGAAGTTGAAAAAGTAATGAAGAACTCTTAAGAATACacttattgataatttaaaatcagttttttaacCAGTATAATTAGAATTTTGCTCATCCTTTCAAACtgtaaatgtgtttctttattttacttattaattgagtcaaacaaatttaaatataagcGTCGTCGCTTCATTGAGGTTATTATCAAACAATGGAATTGTGAGTAAGAGTAAATTACATGAGCCACTATAGAGATCCCATTATGGAATAATCCGTGCTTTAAAAGCTACTCACCATGTACTTGATTTAACGAAGAAAACACTGCCTTAAATTGGCACGCTTCGCATTTGTGTACTGTCAAAAGAAAGAATTGCCCAATCGCAATAAAAGGTTCCTTTTCTTGACGCTTGATGGCGTTAATAGCATATCCAGGTGATTTCTCGTTGTCAGCCGTCAGAAAAAgccaattttttgtttttagagcGTTTAAATATAAAAGCTGAAAttgaaaattatagtaaaaaattagaagaaatgCCATTAATGTGAGTTTTTGTGCATAAgtaattcaaataacataaaaaatgtggaagtaatttttaatattctatattttataaaaaaggaaGCACTGTCATGCTTGATGTAATCAGAGTACGATCACACTCAGTTAGTCGTACCATAACGTGTTTTTCGCAAGTTAAGAAAACAACAAGGCATGTTAGaggttaaaatattatatttgtacgAATCAATTTTAGCAtacttaatagaaataataaaatataattttcataattgCACACAGGTCATTTTCAAAAATGACTAACATTCAACCAACCAAAACAATATTGCTACAAGAACAACTTTcaacatttaacaataatttactcACAAGTAGTGGTGGTATTCAATTTTGTATTAAGAATCTTGATggtatgttatttaatattattcacGTGCGGCTACTCATACAAATATGTATAACTTTAAACACGTTGGCAATATGTACAGCTAAGTTTTAAGTAAGTTTGTAGatatattacacaaatattacagttgtaaAATAGGACGTATTGTTTAAAAGAAGCGAAACACTCACTATCTTCCATTTCACTTTTATGAAACCATTCCATTAAAATCGCTCacgtaatttttctttttaaacttttactgctCTTACTACAGTAAATTCTAACGTAAAACGTTAATTGAAAAACTTCCTGAGGCTAAATTTGTTCAAAGTAAGTTTCCTTTCAACATTTTTTCTTAATACATTCTTTGATAGTCGGTTTCGCATTATATGCAATGATTGGCACAATTActcatattttatatgtattaacaACTGCTTAtttcggcatggctaggtggttaaggtgttcgaatcgtaatctgagggtcgcgggttcgaatccctttcacatcaaacatgctcgccctttcagccgtgggggtgttataatataacggtcaatcccgctattcgttggtaaaagagtagcccaagagttggcggtgggtggtgatgactagctgccttccctctagccttgcactgcaaaattagggacggcgatgcagatagccctcgtgtagctttacgtgaaattaaaaacaaacaacttttctgTGTAGACGAAGGCAGATAACGCAACCCCTATAGCAAAACCGCTAGCAGGAACGTATTTGTTTTAGCAAAATCATGAGAAATGGAAGCACGAGCAATCGCGTTTTCCAAGAAGGTAGCTtaaagatgtaacaataataaaatatagatggCAGAAGAAAGccaaaaaaagaagcaaaaatactgtttatttttgtgcacaaaatgaaaattaagttttataaataaagggAGATTTTTCAATGTTCTCTAAAGCTTCGAAGAGGAAAAATCCATCTGATTAACCACTAGAactcatttaataaattaaaagtcCTTTTTTAATCGATAGAGTAATCTTCtactcacacacacatatgagataaaagtaaattatacaaaAGTAAGATTAAAACTACTTTGAAACAAGTATGTAAAATGTcacaaattacatttgttttcataattttttaggTATTTTAATTACGTTAGgatataaattttatgttttgcGTATGTAAACACATTTCATACGTCATTTAAGGAGATCTTTTGGCTCACATACCTTTAAGTAATTTCTAGTTGAGGGATAACCATCAACAAAAATTTTGATTTCACTGCAGTTATCACTCCGAGATCTTAAATCGTCAGACTTTAAGATCTGATTTTGCACCGGAATACGATGGAAGCagtctaaaaaaaaagaaaaaaaaaaggtacggATCATTATGGTGGCAGCTTTCTTTGATCACTGATCAAAATAAGGATTTTTAAACAGGTGTAAAAAAGATATTAATAGAAGGTAAGAACGATTCATACTATGTTGTGCTCAGGAATAGCTCCCAAACGTAGTGTGTTGTGCTGAGGAACAACTATTAACGTACTTTGTTATGCTGAGAAATAGTTACCAAACGTTTTGTATTCTTCTCAGGAACATCTATCAAACATATTATGTTATAATGATCTAACTTTACTAAATCATTTATTCTTGTATGTAACATGTTTACAGTAAAATTTagtaatatttgtgtattatgCACCTACATATAACAAACACAAGCCAAAAATcgctttgtttaaaatatatctttaataagaAACTTCACAATTACCAAATACCTCATCAAGCTGAAATACgcagaaatatattgtttgtttgcttctcAGATATTtggtgaacaaacaaacgaataattttatttaattggtTCTATTTGCAATTAAGCACTAAACCACACAATGGACAtgttgtgctctgctcaccacgggtgaaatgttgaaatgtttaaaacagtagtaaataaattatcttgtttgttagtaagcacaaagctacgtattgggatttttatatttttcgtaCAACGTATATCGaaaccagtttttagcgttgtaagcccttCAGGCTTACTACTGAGAGCAATAATTTTTTAAAGCTAATAATTTCTGTTTTCAGCGTTGAAGTATAAAGGAAATACTCGAAATGGGAATATTCTAAGGgtttcatatttttaagtttCTAGTAGATGAGATAAAGTCACCCCAGTATATCTATCATCAGTTACGATGTGCTGATAGTTATAATGAATTATACGTAACTATTGTTCGCCGGATTCAGTATATGAATAAAATTGCGAACGGGTGCcattgtaaataattaaataaagacttaatatatatatttttaaaactttaatttaggGTAAACATTATAAGGTGTTTATGGTTACAAAGTAGGTATTTCAAGTAATTACACTTTGTTAATCTCAAATAGTAAAGACTTACAGACAGTCATATATGAAACTTTACAACGAGTAGTTGAGAGTAAGAAGGATACTCAGGGAGCCTTTCTTACCCCACACTAATATTGGAGTTATTTTGCGCTACTGCCTTAAATAATGCATAACTTGGATGCGCTTGGTACACGGCTATGTTGAAAGTATTTAAATGACTTTAAATGctgcatttattttaaattacagttGTTATGAGTTAAACAGCTATTTTTACCCATATTGAAGGTTTATTTTCTCCAATTCTATAAGTAAAATAAGAATCTAACCGCAACAAGTGCAATTTTTCAATATCTAAAATATGTCTATTTCCAGTTTTTGTTTAACCAGTTATGTTTTTATAGTAaacaatggtatattttaaaGCCTCTTGCCTTTTCATGATGCAGACCTTAACTGATTAACAAACACCAacatattatctgtaataacaaCTTTCTGTCTTTTTGATAGCACacaacagtaaaaataaagaacttcaaaatatttttttctgatatacGTATTATCAGTATTTACTGACAACCGAAGAACTTAAAGCGTCTTATATCACAGTCCTCCaacaaaaaaaatgataatattggCATTTTTATagtaatactaaaatatattagttatataaaattaacaacataaCTGAAAAGTTTAATGAATAGATTATTTTCAATATCCATAAATATTTTGGTTGTAGTTGTATCCATGTTAGAGGAGATGTATTTTACGGAGTTAGTTTgcttatataaaatgaaaagccAATAGGCATATGTAGATTTTTGTGATATTG is a window from the Tachypleus tridentatus isolate NWPU-2018 unplaced genomic scaffold, ASM421037v1 Hic_cluster_1, whole genome shotgun sequence genome containing:
- the LOC143242039 gene encoding dorsal-ventral patterning tolloid-like protein 1; its protein translation is MDCFHRIPVQNQILKSDDLRSRSDNCSEIKIFVDGYPSTRNYLKLLYLNALKTKNWLFLTADNEKSPGYAINAIKRQEKEPFIAIGQFFLLTVHKCEACQFKAVFSSLNQVHGCNITIDAVQGILTSPNFPEKYPPSLDCYYNIEATVGLKLVVSVMNLDIHSRNTEGICNENYVRVFPLKEQKEVFLCENSVDSREHLVSKSEALTVHLHSSNVSRGKGFLFKYRSIKPCENITVEQENGSLCSEDYPYSFMTDQSCLYVFYVPFGYKLHLQLTFLETSLSSVTSGSDCVEEFIEISSEEQTVRLCGITSNNTNQDFFFQSNSYTNITVKLKAVPKLDNEARGFCIDFQTVPIIPLGTLCGYPWSENKDYCYQLVQQNLNWWSANAHCLSQGGHLATVSSNNIQSFLESLIKTSSLHGHTHAFWIGANDIEHENYYVWADGNLFGFSNWFPGWTNYNYYNSQPSDDGLSNQDCVEMRDRYRYPTKGEGETEHFYWNDRDCSVQNLFICQRPKQEVHIETSERTDCNRTIFLQTSHPRDVITSPGYPEPYTKLVECYYNIRAPSGEKINLDFTDFLLEEHESCTFDYLELRDGDNTAKVKKYCGDYASKLKHLRHLSTTNEIKLKFVSDFSRAYRVSERRFTFGMTTCLRQNNVIAKYFTFSTLNATL